One stretch of Halobacillus litoralis DNA includes these proteins:
- a CDS encoding SET domain-containing protein, producing the protein MIEVRMSTLENEELNRGIFAKRDIAKNELIHQAPVIPYPNEEHVHIEKTRLADYAFEYGENHTAFVLGYGMMFNHSYEPNANYVINFETHTFDFYAYKDIKADEEVYINYNGFVDEQELLWFDQDEEES; encoded by the coding sequence ATGATCGAAGTACGTATGTCTACACTGGAAAACGAAGAATTGAACCGCGGCATTTTCGCAAAAAGGGATATTGCCAAAAATGAGCTCATCCACCAGGCTCCTGTCATCCCTTATCCAAATGAAGAACATGTCCACATTGAAAAAACGCGTCTGGCTGACTATGCGTTCGAATATGGAGAAAACCACACGGCCTTCGTGCTCGGCTATGGAATGATGTTCAACCACTCCTACGAGCCGAACGCCAACTATGTCATCAATTTCGAGACACACACGTTCGACTTTTATGCCTACAAAGATATCAAAGCGGATGAAGAAGTGTACATCAACTACAATGGTTTTGTTGATGAACAGGAACTTCTTTGGTTCGACCAGGACGAAGAAGAATCTTAA
- a CDS encoding MFS transporter, whose protein sequence is MKEEQLVRNPKGLLISLCAVMMMSVMNGTMFNIAVPDIAKTYQLMPSEVSWVMTGYIMVYAVGALTYGKLADFYPYRTLITFGLSIFCAGSLFGFFAQNYGMVLLARVIQAVGGAMIPALVFLAPIRYFPNERGKVLGIVSSVMAFASGVGPIAGGFIAGFLDWRYLFLTSALIIITLPFLRKNLPQEESKKGYIDYIGAALIAGVISTLMLGITLGITWLFLFTVLFFALNLWRMKAIDEPFIPAHLFKSNQYRATIITSFLGVVCLFGMMFMLPIMFRDAYGLGTMMIGLVLFPGALSAALMGQKGGNLVDSKGNTFVLYMALGLLGTGFVVLSTLVGAHPYIVSAAIIIAYMSFPLVQASSADILANILHKNETGVGMGVFNLLNFVSGALSGALIGKALDVFNPNQPFNWFGFEGTTAVYSNIFLAFALIILLGFLQFRLNFYKKRTDVCAKETRFLVKGAGFFLM, encoded by the coding sequence ATGAAGGAAGAACAACTAGTACGTAACCCAAAGGGATTATTGATCTCCCTTTGCGCGGTTATGATGATGTCAGTGATGAATGGAACGATGTTCAACATCGCCGTTCCCGATATAGCAAAAACGTATCAATTGATGCCATCGGAAGTCAGCTGGGTCATGACTGGATATATTATGGTCTATGCTGTCGGTGCTCTTACCTACGGAAAACTGGCTGACTTCTATCCATATCGAACGTTGATTACGTTCGGACTCAGTATTTTTTGTGCCGGCTCCTTGTTCGGCTTTTTCGCTCAAAACTATGGGATGGTCTTGTTGGCGAGGGTCATCCAGGCCGTCGGTGGGGCCATGATACCAGCGCTCGTTTTTCTGGCACCGATCCGTTATTTTCCGAATGAACGCGGGAAAGTGCTCGGCATCGTTTCCTCTGTGATGGCGTTTGCATCAGGTGTAGGTCCGATTGCAGGTGGATTCATTGCAGGTTTTCTTGATTGGCGTTATCTGTTCTTAACGTCCGCGTTGATTATCATTACATTGCCATTCTTACGTAAAAATCTGCCTCAGGAAGAATCGAAAAAAGGGTACATCGACTACATCGGTGCCGCTTTGATCGCTGGGGTGATTTCCACGCTTATGCTTGGTATTACACTTGGAATCACATGGCTGTTCCTGTTTACGGTTCTGTTCTTTGCTTTGAATTTATGGCGGATGAAGGCGATTGACGAACCGTTCATACCGGCTCATCTATTCAAAAGCAACCAGTATAGAGCTACCATCATTACGAGTTTTCTAGGCGTCGTTTGTTTGTTCGGCATGATGTTTATGCTGCCGATCATGTTCCGTGATGCCTATGGACTTGGAACGATGATGATTGGTCTCGTCCTTTTTCCAGGTGCATTGAGTGCAGCTTTGATGGGGCAAAAAGGTGGGAACCTCGTCGATTCGAAAGGGAACACGTTCGTTCTCTATATGGCTCTTGGTTTATTAGGAACTGGATTTGTCGTGTTGTCTACACTCGTCGGAGCTCATCCGTATATCGTAAGTGCAGCGATTATCATTGCCTACATGAGCTTCCCGCTCGTTCAGGCATCTTCCGCTGACATCCTTGCGAACATTTTACACAAAAATGAAACCGGGGTAGGAATGGGCGTGTTCAACCTGCTCAACTTCGTATCCGGTGCTCTAAGTGGGGCTTTGATTGGAAAAGCGCTCGATGTATTCAACCCGAACCAACCGTTCAACTGGTTTGGTTTTGAAGGCACGACAGCGGTTTACAGCAACATTTTCCTTGCGTTCGCTCTCATCATCCTTTTAGGATTTCTACAGTTTCGATTGAATTTTTATAAAAAAAGAACAGACGTATGCGCAAAAGAAACCCGCTTCCTTGTAAAAGGAGCGGGTTTTTTTCTTATGTAA
- a CDS encoding glutamine synthetase family protein, protein MTYTKEQIIQEVKENNVEFLLLEFTDMYGDTKNVELPAEELEMVLDNEAMFDSSSISGFSDIQESDMYLVPDLDTFLLLPSLVDEDRSARFICDIYKPDGTPFEGDPRYILKRAMKEAEDMGYTVNVGPEPEFFLFKLDKDGYPIREMNDRGGYFDASPKDKGDKVRRDIVRTLKKFGFEMEASHHEVAMGQHEINFRFDNMLKTADNIQTFKNVVKDIATNHDYHATFMPKPIAGENGSGMHAHLSLFRDGDSAFYDEDAKDGVSKTMKQFIAGILHHARAIAAITNPNVNSYKRLVPGYEAPVSIAWSHSNRSCMVRVPTTRGQGTRFEVRNPDPTANPYLTLAVLIQAGLEGIRNGYDAGEAESRNLYEVEDDSVPTLPTNLKEALSALKKDEVLLKALGDHTANAYIEDKEDEWTQYSLQVSKWEIDKYMNK, encoded by the coding sequence ATGACTTACACAAAAGAGCAAATTATTCAGGAAGTAAAAGAAAACAACGTTGAATTTCTACTATTAGAATTCACAGATATGTATGGGGATACGAAAAATGTAGAACTACCAGCTGAAGAGCTAGAAATGGTCTTAGACAATGAAGCAATGTTCGACAGTTCTTCCATTTCTGGTTTCTCTGATATCCAAGAAAGTGACATGTATCTTGTTCCAGACTTAGATACATTCCTACTACTTCCTTCTTTGGTCGATGAAGATCGGAGCGCGCGCTTCATTTGTGATATCTACAAGCCGGATGGCACTCCATTCGAAGGAGACCCTCGTTACATCCTAAAACGTGCAATGAAAGAAGCAGAAGATATGGGCTACACAGTAAACGTCGGTCCAGAACCAGAATTCTTCCTATTCAAATTGGACAAAGATGGTTACCCGATCCGCGAAATGAATGACCGCGGTGGATATTTCGATGCTTCTCCTAAAGATAAAGGGGACAAAGTACGTCGTGACATCGTTCGTACACTTAAGAAATTCGGTTTTGAAATGGAAGCTTCCCACCACGAAGTTGCGATGGGTCAACACGAAATCAACTTCCGTTTCGATAACATGCTGAAAACAGCTGATAACATCCAAACGTTCAAAAACGTTGTAAAAGATATCGCTACAAACCACGATTATCATGCGACTTTCATGCCTAAACCAATCGCTGGTGAAAACGGATCTGGAATGCACGCGCACCTTTCTCTATTCAGAGATGGCGACAGTGCTTTCTACGATGAAGATGCGAAAGACGGCGTTTCCAAAACGATGAAACAGTTCATCGCAGGTATCCTTCACCACGCTCGCGCAATTGCAGCGATCACGAACCCGAACGTGAACTCTTATAAGCGTCTCGTTCCAGGTTATGAAGCACCTGTAAGCATCGCTTGGTCTCACTCCAACCGTAGCTGTATGGTTCGTGTACCAACTACTCGTGGACAAGGAACTCGTTTCGAAGTCCGTAACCCGGACCCGACAGCGAACCCTTACCTGACACTTGCGGTATTGATCCAAGCAGGTCTTGAAGGTATCCGTAATGGATATGATGCAGGTGAAGCAGAAAGCCGTAACCTGTACGAAGTTGAGGACGACAGTGTACCAACACTTCCTACAAACTTGAAAGAAGCTCTTTCTGCTCTTAAGAAAGACGAAGTTCTTCTTAAAGCTCTTGGCGATCACACAGCCAATGCGTATATCGAAGACAAAGAAGATGAGTGGACTCAGTACTCCTTGCAAGTAAGCAAGTGGGAAATCGACAAATATATGAACAAGTAA
- the corA gene encoding magnesium/cobalt transporter CorA — MIEVLAYSKESGLHDDLSIEELSSGNWDWYWVDFNQPSEGEVTLLEKTFEFHPLAVEDCLHGLQRPKLDYYDDHSFIVVHSVNPQTLEREEIDVFLGECSLVTFHKQKNEPLEQAKKIVKHTKQHQDVDEYYVFHQILDKVVDHYFPIIYKIEDHINEIEDNTKDLSMERLLEELFDRRGELLTLRQTIHPMRDLLYRILNTRHLDGVFDRREYFADIHDHLIKVADMVASNREMTQDIRDSYLSLNSHETNRTMQILTVISVIFMPLTFIVGVYGMNFANMPELQTEYGYFVVWGVMIAVAVAMFIWFRNKGWFD, encoded by the coding sequence ATGATTGAGGTTTTGGCTTATAGTAAAGAATCAGGATTGCATGATGACCTTTCCATCGAAGAACTGTCCAGTGGGAATTGGGACTGGTATTGGGTCGACTTCAATCAACCGTCTGAAGGGGAAGTGACGCTCTTAGAGAAGACGTTCGAGTTCCACCCATTAGCGGTGGAAGACTGCTTGCATGGACTGCAGCGTCCAAAGCTCGATTATTATGACGATCACAGTTTCATCGTTGTTCATTCCGTGAACCCACAAACACTTGAGCGGGAGGAGATCGATGTCTTTCTCGGTGAATGTTCACTCGTCACTTTTCACAAACAAAAGAATGAACCTCTGGAACAAGCGAAAAAGATTGTCAAACATACGAAACAGCATCAGGATGTCGACGAGTATTATGTCTTTCATCAGATTCTGGATAAGGTTGTCGACCATTATTTTCCGATCATTTATAAAATTGAGGACCATATTAATGAAATTGAAGACAATACGAAAGACTTGTCGATGGAGAGGCTGCTTGAGGAATTGTTCGACCGACGTGGGGAACTGCTGACGTTAAGGCAGACGATTCACCCCATGAGAGATCTTCTCTACCGTATTTTGAACACGAGGCACTTGGATGGGGTGTTTGATCGACGGGAATACTTCGCGGATATCCATGACCACTTGATCAAAGTGGCCGACATGGTCGCCTCAAACAGGGAAATGACACAGGATATCCGGGACAGCTACTTGTCCTTGAACTCCCACGAAACGAACAGGACGATGCAGATCCTCACGGTCATCAGCGTCATCTTCATGCCGTTGACATTCATTGTTGGTGTGTATGGCATGAACTTTGCCAACATGCCTGAACTGCAGACGGAGTACGGCTACTTTGTCGTTTGGGGAGTGATGATTGCTGTCGCGGTTGCCATGTTCATCTGGTTCAGAAACAAAGGATGGTTTGATTGA
- a CDS encoding DUF3221 domain-containing protein, which yields MKRLITILIGLTFLVGCTPSFSGYVMDKREGAILVVDPSPQDFSHTKEDDRYYEAYWAEGDAAENVEIGSKVDVWLGKYVQESYPGQVALKRAKAVPTSKPEGAQLTEYEALRKALNKKEDETYELWAVSSIEYEKDEDQWKIRLISTFNGKEKEKQIELKDGES from the coding sequence ATGAAAAGGTTGATCACTATTCTAATCGGGCTTACTTTTTTAGTTGGTTGTACTCCTTCCTTTTCAGGTTATGTCATGGACAAAAGAGAAGGGGCAATTCTAGTCGTTGATCCCTCTCCACAAGATTTTAGTCACACAAAAGAAGATGATCGGTATTATGAAGCTTATTGGGCAGAAGGGGACGCGGCAGAAAATGTAGAGATCGGATCAAAAGTAGATGTATGGCTGGGGAAGTATGTACAGGAATCATACCCAGGCCAGGTAGCATTGAAAAGAGCAAAGGCTGTTCCTACGTCTAAACCAGAAGGGGCGCAGCTGACAGAGTATGAAGCGCTCAGAAAAGCTTTGAACAAGAAAGAAGATGAAACCTATGAACTTTGGGCTGTTTCTTCTATAGAATATGAGAAAGATGAGGATCAATGGAAAATAAGATTAATCAGTACGTTTAATGGAAAAGAGAAGGAAAAGCAAATCGAATTGAAGGACGGAGAATCATAA
- a CDS encoding GNAT family N-acetyltransferase: MLQRLKNDEQLKGQRVTLRAITEKDIPVLYQLIYNGDQPEWKKWDAPYYPLEPHTLESYRSHEKARIHRLGPNEPDSRLIIEVDGKTIGTVTYYWEHKPSLWLEVGIGIYDPDYWNGGYGSEALELWVDYLFRTLPLARVGLTTWSKNERMMRVGEKLGMKVEGRLRKCRIYEGQFYDSIRMGVLREEWMKRA; encoded by the coding sequence ATGCTGCAACGATTGAAAAACGATGAACAATTGAAAGGACAACGGGTAACCTTACGGGCGATTACAGAGAAAGACATCCCTGTCTTATACCAGTTGATCTACAATGGCGATCAACCGGAGTGGAAGAAATGGGATGCCCCCTATTATCCGCTCGAGCCTCATACGCTTGAAAGCTATCGCAGCCACGAAAAAGCCCGCATCCACAGGCTGGGACCGAACGAACCCGACTCACGACTCATCATCGAAGTGGACGGAAAGACCATTGGTACGGTCACCTATTATTGGGAGCACAAACCATCCCTATGGCTTGAAGTCGGCATCGGCATTTATGATCCCGACTATTGGAACGGAGGGTATGGATCCGAAGCGCTGGAGCTTTGGGTGGACTACCTTTTCCGCACGCTTCCCCTTGCGCGCGTGGGTCTCACGACATGGTCCAAAAATGAGCGGATGATGCGTGTCGGTGAAAAGCTCGGCATGAAAGTGGAAGGCCGTTTGAGGAAGTGCCGCATTTATGAGGGGCAGTTTTATGATTCAATCCGTATGGGCGTCCTAAGGGAAGAGTGGATGAAACGTGCGTAG
- a CDS encoding BCCT family transporter: protein MKKFNTVFKVSAGIMLVLVIIGIVWPDGLEQMTTNVKSFIANKLGWYYLIVVTLFVLVCLTFLFTPLGRIKLGKKGEKPEFSRPTWIAMLFSAGMGIGIVFWGTAEPISHYAISSPTGETGTDQAIKDAMRFTFFHWGIHAWAIYGIVALVLAYFNFRHGHAGLISATLKPLIGEKAAEGMFGKVIDILAVIATVIGVATTLGFGAVQINGGLSYLFGIPTGIVVQFIIVAIVTVLFMISAWSGLGKGIKILSNANMALAGLLFLLVFIVGPTMFILNIFTSSIGAYFQYLPTMSFRIAPLNHETREWINAWTIFYWAWWIAWSPFVGVFIARVSRGRSIREFVFTVLVVPSIIGFLWFAAFGGTAIQLEHNAIDTISSLATEESLFGVFSNVPLGWLASIVAMTLIATFFITSADSGTFVLGMMTTGGSETPGTSIKLTWGGLLSATALALLYTGGLQALQNTMIIAALPFSIIMLMMVISFVKAIYKEGRELGVGRFNPPDDKKS, encoded by the coding sequence ATGAAAAAATTCAATACAGTTTTCAAGGTTTCAGCTGGAATCATGCTTGTTCTAGTCATCATCGGTATCGTCTGGCCGGATGGCTTGGAACAGATGACCACGAACGTAAAAAGCTTCATCGCTAACAAACTGGGCTGGTATTATTTGATCGTCGTCACACTATTTGTACTTGTTTGTCTCACATTCCTATTTACCCCGCTTGGGCGGATCAAGTTAGGGAAAAAGGGGGAGAAACCCGAATTTTCACGTCCGACCTGGATTGCGATGCTTTTCAGTGCCGGCATGGGAATCGGGATCGTGTTCTGGGGAACAGCGGAACCGATCAGCCACTATGCCATCAGTTCGCCGACGGGGGAGACCGGGACCGATCAGGCGATCAAAGATGCGATGCGGTTCACCTTTTTCCACTGGGGCATTCATGCATGGGCGATATACGGGATTGTTGCGCTCGTGCTCGCTTATTTCAATTTTCGTCATGGCCATGCAGGGCTCATTAGTGCCACGTTAAAACCGTTGATCGGGGAAAAGGCGGCAGAAGGAATGTTTGGAAAAGTCATTGATATCCTTGCCGTCATCGCGACCGTCATCGGGGTGGCGACGACTCTTGGGTTTGGTGCCGTGCAGATCAATGGAGGGCTTTCCTATCTTTTTGGTATTCCGACCGGGATTGTCGTTCAATTCATTATCGTCGCGATCGTCACCGTTTTGTTCATGATTTCCGCCTGGTCGGGTTTAGGAAAAGGAATCAAGATCCTCAGTAATGCGAATATGGCGCTCGCCGGGCTCCTTTTCCTTCTCGTCTTTATAGTGGGACCGACGATGTTCATTTTAAACATCTTCACCAGTTCGATCGGTGCCTATTTTCAATACTTGCCTACCATGAGCTTTCGGATTGCCCCCCTTAACCATGAAACGCGTGAATGGATCAATGCGTGGACGATTTTTTACTGGGCATGGTGGATTGCGTGGTCACCGTTTGTCGGAGTATTTATTGCCCGGGTTTCGAGAGGGCGAAGTATTCGTGAGTTTGTTTTCACAGTCCTTGTTGTTCCGTCCATCATCGGATTCTTATGGTTTGCTGCCTTCGGCGGTACAGCTATACAACTGGAGCACAATGCGATTGATACGATTTCATCTCTGGCGACAGAAGAATCGTTATTCGGAGTATTTTCAAACGTACCACTTGGCTGGCTGGCTTCAATTGTTGCCATGACACTGATCGCTACGTTCTTCATCACATCCGCAGACTCGGGAACTTTTGTCCTTGGAATGATGACGACGGGTGGTTCTGAAACACCGGGAACGTCCATCAAGCTGACATGGGGTGGGTTGCTGTCTGCAACAGCGTTGGCTCTTCTCTATACAGGAGGGCTGCAGGCGTTGCAAAATACGATGATTATCGCAGCCCTGCCATTTTCGATCATCATGTTGATGATGGTCATCAGTTTTGTGAAGGCGATCTACAAAGAAGGCAGGGAGCTGGGTGTAGGACGGTTCAACCCGCCTGATGATAAGAAATCATAA
- a CDS encoding dihydroorotate dehydrogenase, with amino-acid sequence MPDWSYHVLFKPWLSKISPVTYREFLHKNMNRIASLPGGSHVIRFLGREEIAERLATSVGGESIRGPVGLSGKIDPRLTGTKAFTNLGFSMIEVGPVTLESESGCFPEREDGRIRFPDQGESIGLEETVRRLEKAESDVPFLFHLQGSQDELMEIAKALKPFRGIFSISYKEWESKIVDELSEWKPVFLRMPSKGVSDVDRFEGAAGIILEDSGSDGEVEDYKEVLEKLHGYEVITVGGVEDPEDALALLSAGASMVFLAAEYVDAGPGLPKRIHEALLDETPMVYEKKTGWMWYFLFGLAIFLGGILALVFSLTSVILPYDEAFLGISRQELLLFNERILWFMAHDRMTLAGTMISGGLLYMWLARFSVSKGEKWAKQAIDFAAIAGFLGILFFIGYGYFDWLHLLFWLILLPLYVTGWMKSRGLSEKPASKNRRNDRTWLLGVYGQFCFVVLGFSFVLGGIIISCIGVTGVFIPTDIAYLCMPPELIQNFNERLIPVIAHDRAGFGSALFSVGALVLMSALWGYHQEKRWFWWMFLIGGIPAFCAGIFVHIMIGYTTFIHLLPAYIALFFYVAGLVLSYRYLMNK; translated from the coding sequence ATGCCAGATTGGTCTTATCATGTGTTGTTCAAACCTTGGCTGTCAAAAATCTCACCTGTGACTTACAGGGAATTTTTACATAAAAATATGAACCGGATTGCCTCTTTACCAGGAGGCAGCCATGTCATTCGATTTCTTGGCAGAGAAGAAATCGCTGAGCGACTTGCTACTTCTGTGGGAGGCGAATCTATACGTGGACCTGTTGGGTTATCGGGGAAAATTGATCCTCGATTAACAGGCACGAAAGCGTTCACCAACTTAGGGTTCAGCATGATTGAAGTTGGCCCTGTGACGCTGGAATCAGAGAGTGGATGTTTCCCTGAACGAGAAGACGGGCGTATTCGGTTTCCAGATCAAGGAGAATCCATCGGTCTGGAAGAAACGGTGCGGCGTCTGGAAAAGGCGGAATCAGATGTTCCTTTTCTCTTTCATTTGCAAGGGTCACAGGATGAATTAATGGAAATAGCAAAAGCATTAAAACCATTCCGTGGGATTTTTAGTATCTCGTACAAGGAGTGGGAGTCCAAGATCGTTGACGAACTGTCAGAATGGAAACCTGTTTTTTTAAGAATGCCTAGTAAAGGCGTTTCAGACGTCGATCGTTTTGAAGGAGCTGCCGGCATTATTTTAGAAGACTCTGGCAGTGACGGGGAGGTAGAAGATTATAAAGAGGTATTAGAAAAGCTTCATGGCTATGAAGTGATTACAGTCGGAGGGGTGGAGGACCCCGAAGATGCGCTCGCCCTCCTATCCGCTGGAGCAAGCATGGTGTTTCTTGCTGCTGAATACGTCGATGCAGGTCCTGGATTACCGAAGCGGATTCATGAAGCTCTCCTGGACGAAACACCCATGGTTTACGAAAAGAAGACCGGTTGGATGTGGTATTTCCTGTTCGGTCTGGCGATTTTCCTAGGTGGCATCCTTGCCTTGGTCTTCAGCTTGACCTCGGTCATCCTCCCTTATGATGAAGCGTTTCTCGGAATATCGAGACAAGAATTGCTTTTGTTCAATGAACGGATTCTCTGGTTTATGGCCCATGACCGAATGACTCTCGCCGGTACAATGATATCCGGTGGTCTCCTTTACATGTGGCTGGCAAGGTTTTCTGTTTCCAAAGGAGAAAAATGGGCGAAACAGGCGATAGATTTCGCAGCAATTGCAGGCTTTTTAGGCATTCTCTTTTTCATCGGTTATGGCTATTTTGATTGGCTGCATTTGTTATTCTGGTTGATTCTCCTGCCGCTGTATGTGACAGGATGGATGAAATCACGAGGGCTGTCTGAAAAGCCAGCTTCCAAGAATCGAAGAAATGATCGCACGTGGCTTCTCGGTGTCTACGGACAGTTTTGCTTCGTCGTCCTCGGATTCTCTTTTGTACTTGGAGGGATCATCATTTCATGCATTGGCGTGACTGGGGTATTTATTCCGACCGATATCGCATATCTGTGTATGCCTCCTGAACTGATTCAGAACTTCAATGAACGATTGATCCCCGTCATTGCCCACGACCGTGCCGGATTCGGGAGTGCTCTTTTCAGTGTGGGAGCGCTCGTCCTGATGAGCGCTTTATGGGGCTATCACCAGGAGAAACGCTGGTTTTGGTGGATGTTCCTGATCGGAGGTATTCCTGCCTTTTGCGCAGGGATTTTTGTACATATCATGATCGGGTATACGACATTCATCCACTTGCTGCCTGCCTACATCGCCCTGTTTTTTTACGTGGCAGGGTTGGTTCTGTCCTATCGTTATTTAATGAATAAATAA
- a CDS encoding manganese-dependent inorganic pyrophosphatase: MSKTLIFGHKNPDTDTITSALVYAELKKALGEEVEAVRLGEVNGETQFALDQFNVDAPRLVERVSDEVEQVILVDHNERQQSADDIDEVQVLEVIDHHRIANFETKGPLYYRAEPVGCTATILNKLYKEKGQQVSKPMAGLMLSAIISDSLLFKSPTCTDEDRKAAEELAAIAGVDTEEYGLNMLKAGADISDKTAEELITLDAKEFDMGDKKVEIAQVNTVDTDDVLSRKSELEEAIEKNVSEKGLDLFLLVVTDILESDSTVVAVGNETEAVAKAFETELDGNQAVLKGVVSRKKQIVPPLNTYFG; this comes from the coding sequence GTGAGCAAAACATTGATTTTCGGGCACAAGAACCCGGATACGGATACGATTACATCAGCACTCGTGTATGCTGAGCTGAAAAAAGCCCTTGGCGAAGAGGTCGAAGCGGTTCGTCTTGGAGAAGTAAATGGAGAAACTCAATTTGCATTGGATCAGTTCAATGTCGATGCGCCGCGTCTTGTTGAGCGTGTTTCCGATGAAGTGGAGCAGGTCATCCTTGTTGACCACAACGAGCGCCAGCAGAGTGCTGACGATATCGATGAGGTGCAGGTCCTTGAGGTGATCGACCACCATCGTATTGCAAACTTTGAAACAAAAGGACCTCTTTATTACCGTGCCGAGCCTGTCGGATGTACGGCAACGATTTTGAACAAGTTGTATAAGGAAAAAGGACAGCAAGTGTCGAAGCCAATGGCAGGGCTGATGCTGTCTGCGATCATTTCCGATTCCCTACTGTTCAAATCACCGACATGCACTGACGAAGATCGTAAAGCGGCCGAAGAACTTGCAGCGATCGCTGGTGTAGATACTGAGGAATACGGTCTGAACATGTTGAAAGCAGGCGCGGATATCAGTGACAAGACAGCAGAAGAATTAATCACGCTGGATGCAAAAGAGTTTGACATGGGAGATAAGAAAGTAGAGATCGCTCAAGTGAATACGGTTGATACAGATGATGTGCTTTCCCGTAAGAGTGAACTTGAAGAAGCGATCGAAAAAAACGTTTCTGAAAAAGGGTTGGACTTGTTCTTACTAGTTGTTACCGACATTTTGGAAAGCGACTCCACTGTCGTTGCGGTCGGTAATGAAACAGAAGCAGTGGCGAAAGCTTTCGAAACGGAGCTTGATGGCAATCAGGCTGTCCTGAAAGGCGTTGTCTCTCGTAAGAAACAGATCGTACCTCCATTGAACACCTATTTCGGATAA
- a CDS encoding FAD-dependent oxidoreductase, which produces MYDVAIIGAGPAGASAGLFTAKAGKKTILFDNGKSITAKAWVENHYGVDPIEGPKLLEQGQKQAQKFGAEIIQDDVVSIEEKEELYVIHSAEGSYEASHVIFATGMSVKAAESFGLDVVEGTEPRVAKIIETDKHGRTSKPKVWAAGTVAGVSVHTIVTSGDGAKVAINVISELNGKRYVDHDILGK; this is translated from the coding sequence ATGTACGATGTAGCGATTATTGGCGCCGGACCTGCTGGTGCCAGTGCCGGACTTTTCACAGCAAAAGCCGGAAAGAAAACAATTCTTTTTGATAACGGAAAAAGCATTACAGCGAAAGCCTGGGTCGAAAACCACTACGGCGTCGATCCGATTGAAGGTCCAAAGTTATTAGAACAGGGACAGAAACAGGCGCAGAAATTCGGAGCAGAAATCATCCAGGATGATGTGGTTTCCATTGAGGAAAAAGAAGAGCTCTACGTCATCCATTCAGCAGAGGGCAGTTATGAAGCCTCCCACGTCATTTTTGCGACAGGCATGTCTGTGAAAGCTGCCGAATCCTTCGGCCTTGATGTTGTAGAAGGAACCGAACCGCGCGTGGCCAAAATCATTGAGACAGACAAACATGGCCGTACGTCCAAGCCGAAAGTTTGGGCCGCCGGTACCGTTGCCGGTGTGAGTGTCCATACGATTGTGACATCAGGTGATGGTGCGAAGGTCGCCATCAACGTCATTAGTGAATTGAATGGCAAACGCTATGTCGATCATGACATACTCGGTAAATAA